A stretch of the Pseudomonas helvetica genome encodes the following:
- a CDS encoding Hpt domain-containing protein — protein MTDIHLDHDVLSALQEVMEDEYPILLDTFLQDSETRLTQLRETQDPDQLLSAAHSFKGSSSNMGATRLAELCNELEQRAKQKSLAGIEELVGEIDGEFAIVRRLYSEERQRFHC, from the coding sequence GTGACTGACATTCATCTGGATCACGACGTACTGAGTGCGCTGCAAGAAGTCATGGAGGATGAGTACCCGATACTTCTGGATACTTTCCTTCAGGACTCCGAAACACGTTTGACCCAACTTCGCGAAACTCAGGACCCCGACCAGTTGCTCAGTGCCGCCCACAGCTTCAAGGGCAGCAGCAGCAACATGGGGGCTACGCGCCTGGCTGAACTGTGCAATGAGCTGGAGCAGCGAGCGAAACAAAAAAGCCTTGCGGGAATTGAAGAGCTGGTCGGCGAAATCGACGGCGAATTTGCCATCGTCCGACGCTTGTACAGTGAAGAGCGCCAGCGTTTTCATTGTTGA
- a CDS encoding flagellar hook-length control protein FliK has translation MPLAPNSLLQAASQAKTQSVSASVPVNAPAAPAEPRDKAASFSQVYAKQAQATPASSADGAGKNVRDKVADSTGKKVAPDNKSAAPEAKVADSGKSLPADKPADTSDKAASDTSGASDSAVAKDAPVADSAPLDPTLDPALAQAVQPAQAPAPVPDPQTPPVVAQVQTQPQVDPALAATVTPAPAQPVAATDPSFDPTADPLDAMPAVRLALEQSGHVSASSQSPTKATPDQADSEPTAAQNFANGMASMLDVQASKDSTSQGGEKSFSGLIDDGLKDLKSATSDTRVDDFANRLAALTQAATPKTANALPVNQPIAMHQSGWTEEVVNRVMYLSSANLKAADIQLQPAELGRLDIRVNMVPDQQTQVTFMSAHVGVREALDSQMHRLRDMFAQQGMGQVDVNVSDQSRGWQGQGQQQAQQGQGAGATASGGRLGSADEELPASVAEAAASTTSVIGSSAVDYYA, from the coding sequence ATGCCCCTCGCCCCGAATTCGCTTCTTCAGGCCGCCTCGCAGGCCAAGACTCAGTCCGTGTCTGCCAGCGTGCCTGTCAATGCGCCGGCAGCGCCTGCGGAGCCCCGGGATAAGGCCGCCAGCTTTTCTCAGGTCTACGCCAAACAGGCGCAAGCTACCCCGGCGTCCAGTGCTGACGGGGCCGGTAAAAACGTGCGCGACAAAGTGGCGGACAGCACCGGCAAAAAAGTGGCGCCTGACAACAAGTCTGCCGCGCCAGAGGCGAAAGTTGCCGATAGCGGCAAATCCTTGCCCGCCGACAAACCGGCGGATACCAGCGACAAGGCTGCTAGCGACACAAGCGGTGCCAGCGATTCTGCAGTGGCCAAGGATGCTCCGGTGGCTGATAGCGCTCCGCTTGACCCAACTCTCGATCCGGCATTGGCGCAGGCGGTGCAACCGGCTCAAGCGCCAGCGCCGGTACCCGATCCACAAACTCCGCCAGTGGTCGCTCAGGTTCAGACCCAGCCTCAGGTCGATCCGGCTCTTGCGGCGACAGTGACGCCTGCACCGGCCCAGCCTGTGGCTGCGACTGATCCTTCGTTCGATCCTACAGCCGATCCTTTGGACGCGATGCCGGCCGTGCGCCTGGCACTTGAGCAAAGTGGTCACGTGTCGGCCTCCAGCCAGTCCCCGACCAAAGCGACGCCGGATCAGGCCGATAGCGAGCCCACCGCGGCGCAGAACTTTGCCAATGGCATGGCGAGCATGCTTGACGTGCAAGCCAGCAAGGACAGCACCAGCCAGGGGGGCGAAAAGTCCTTCAGCGGTTTGATCGACGACGGGCTCAAGGACCTGAAATCGGCGACCAGTGACACGCGCGTTGACGATTTTGCCAATCGCCTGGCGGCGCTGACCCAGGCCGCCACGCCCAAGACCGCGAATGCGTTGCCGGTGAATCAGCCGATCGCCATGCATCAGAGCGGTTGGACCGAGGAAGTGGTCAATCGGGTCATGTATTTGTCGAGTGCCAACCTCAAGGCGGCTGATATTCAGCTTCAGCCAGCGGAATTGGGTCGCCTGGATATTCGGGTGAACATGGTTCCCGACCAGCAGACTCAAGTGACCTTCATGAGTGCTCACGTTGGGGTGCGTGAGGCGCTGGACAGCCAGATGCATCGTCTGCGCGACATGTTTGCCCAGCAAGGCATGGGGCAAGTCGATGTCAACGTGTCCGACCAGTCCCGCGGCTGGCAAGGGCAAGGGCAGCAGCAGGCCCAGCAAGGCCAGGGCGCAGGCGCGACTGCCAGCGGAGGTCGTCTGGGCTCGGCGGATGAAGAGCTGCCGGCAAGCGTGGCTGAAGCGGCCGCCAGCACGACCAGCGTCATCGGCTCCAGCGCAGTCGATTACTACGCCTGA
- the fliL gene encoding flagellar basal body-associated protein FliL, which yields MAKSEAAVKDPAGKGKLKLILVIVLAVLLAIGLSVGATWYFMHSAQSKPAPAAETASNAKPAAIYEPMAPAFVANYNQNGRQRYMQVSITLQARNQADLDALKVHMPVIRNNLVMLFSAQSFDTLATPVGQEMLRQKATASVQEVAQKEVGKVVIDQLLFTNFVLQ from the coding sequence ATGGCGAAGAGCGAAGCAGCAGTGAAAGACCCTGCCGGGAAAGGCAAACTCAAGCTTATTCTCGTGATTGTGCTGGCCGTGCTGCTGGCGATCGGTCTGTCCGTGGGGGCGACCTGGTACTTCATGCACAGCGCTCAGAGCAAGCCTGCGCCTGCAGCCGAAACCGCCAGTAATGCCAAGCCTGCGGCGATTTACGAACCCATGGCTCCGGCCTTCGTGGCCAACTACAACCAGAATGGCCGTCAGCGCTACATGCAGGTGAGCATTACCCTGCAGGCGCGTAACCAGGCCGATCTGGATGCGCTGAAAGTGCATATGCCGGTGATTCGCAACAACCTGGTCATGCTGTTTTCCGCGCAGAGTTTCGACACCCTGGCGACTCCGGTCGGTCAGGAAATGCTGCGCCAGAAAGCCACTGCCAGTGTGCAGGAAGTCGCGCAGAAAGAAGTCGGCAAAGTCGTTATCGACCAGTTGCTGTTTACCAATTTCGTACTGCAGTAG